In a single window of the Pseudodesulfovibrio profundus genome:
- a CDS encoding PACE efflux transporter — MRTQSDRLRHTMMFEIIGLLTCTPLASWLLDKELLKIGSMSLAISLTAMVCNYIFNLAFDHALVRMGRSLRDRPPMLRVIHAVLFEASLLLFTVPMVAWWLDMGLWQAFVTDLGFVLFFLVYAYVFNWAYDRVFPVPETPTVVES; from the coding sequence ATGCGTACTCAATCAGATAGACTTCGACACACCATGATGTTCGAAATAATCGGCCTGCTGACCTGCACGCCTCTTGCCTCGTGGCTGCTGGACAAAGAACTGCTCAAGATAGGCAGCATGTCCCTGGCCATCTCGCTGACGGCCATGGTCTGCAACTATATATTCAACCTTGCCTTCGACCATGCCCTGGTCCGCATGGGGCGCTCCCTGCGTGACAGACCCCCCATGCTCCGGGTAATCCACGCCGTGCTGTTCGAAGCATCCCTTCTCCTGTTCACCGTGCCCATGGTCGCCTGGTGGCTGGATATGGGGTTGTGGCAGGCGTTTGTCACCGACCTGGGATTCGTGCTGTTTTTCCTGGTCTATGCCTATGTTTTCAACTGGGCGTACGACCGCGTCTTCCCGGTGCCTGAAACACCGACTGTTGTGGAAAGCTAG
- a CDS encoding LysE family translocator, with product MFGIHDIALFIVSGLLLNITPGQDVAYIVSRGAGLGWRGGAIAALGVGTGCFVHVFAASLGLSALLATSATAFTVVKLAGAGYLIWIGLTMWRGSNGNVKETCLAQRPSLHRIFTQGFLTNALNPKVALFFLAFLPQFVSADSTTKPLAFLLLGVLFTINGTMVNLGWAWFAARAARLLKGSGRFSVWIKRVAGTLFIGLGIRLALAKAA from the coding sequence ATGTTCGGGATTCACGATATCGCGCTGTTCATCGTATCCGGCCTGTTGCTGAACATCACGCCGGGTCAGGATGTGGCGTATATCGTGAGTCGCGGTGCCGGTCTTGGCTGGCGCGGCGGTGCCATTGCCGCGCTGGGCGTGGGTACCGGCTGTTTCGTCCATGTCTTTGCCGCTTCGCTGGGGCTGTCCGCCCTGCTCGCCACTTCGGCTACCGCTTTTACCGTGGTCAAGCTGGCCGGTGCCGGATATCTGATCTGGATAGGCCTGACCATGTGGCGCGGCAGCAACGGTAACGTCAAGGAAACATGCCTTGCTCAGCGCCCCTCCCTGCATCGAATATTCACACAGGGCTTCCTTACCAATGCGCTCAACCCCAAGGTTGCCCTGTTCTTTCTGGCATTTCTGCCGCAATTCGTGTCCGCCGACTCAACGACCAAACCGCTGGCTTTTCTGCTGCTTGGTGTGCTGTTCACCATCAATGGCACCATGGTCAATCTCGGGTGGGCATGGTTCGCCGCCCGCGCCGCTCGCCTGCTCAAGGGAAGCGGCCGGTTCTCCGTCTGGATCAAGCGCGTAGCCGGAACCCTGTTCATCGGACTGGGTATTCGTCTGGCTCTGGCTAAAGCAGCCTGA
- a CDS encoding heavy metal translocating P-type ATPase, with the protein MQTIQAQIKGMHCAACSGRIERTVGAMDGVETVSVNLAAETMQLTHDPEVVTTEDVAQRIKDLGFEAIFQASSGLEELNLELGGMHCAACSTRIERVTGSLEGVDSASVNLAANSGTFVFDPSLVSRRDIRDAISNAGFTSSVQSGSTNLFEEKRREAEAQLAAQKRELIPAFVFALPLLIISMGHMWGMPLPDALNPELVPLNFALAQLALTLPVIWTGRHFYTQGIPALLRGGPNMDSLVAMGTGAAFIYSLWNTIAIGMGDPHSTETIMLAMDLYYESAAVLIAMISLGKYFEARSKIKTSDAIRALMELAPETATIIKDGTQQTISIDEVEAGDTLLVKPGERIPVDGKIAKGQSSVDESMLTGEPMPVSKDIGDTVAGGTLNTHGSLTITAERVGQDTVLARIIRLVQEAQGSKAPIANLADTISFYFVPAVMAIALIAGIAWYMSGAGFPFALRIFVAVMVIACPCAMGLATPVSIMVGTGRGAQLGVLIKSGRALQEAGDLDTVIFDKTGTLTHGRPEVADITMVRGTMAQTEAIYLAAAAESQSEHPLAQAMVRRAERLGLEYPQPDSFEAIPGKGIKATIGYREVIIGNKALMDEYGFGFDDDSLAEAAVPHYESQGATVVYFASENKLNALFAISDEMRDETPEVVAELKKNGLTPIMLTGDNKDTARVVADKAGIETVIAGVLPDKKAEEVDRLQSEGRKVAMIGDGINDAPALAKADIGIAMGSGIDVAVESGDMVLMKSDLRALLTGLRLSQATMTNIKQNLFWAFAFNTIGIPVAAGLLFAFGGPTLNPMLAGTAMAMSSVTVVSNALRLRFFKG; encoded by the coding sequence ATGCAGACAATACAAGCACAGATCAAAGGCATGCACTGCGCCGCCTGTTCCGGGCGCATTGAACGAACCGTCGGCGCCATGGACGGTGTGGAAACGGTATCCGTCAATCTTGCCGCCGAGACAATGCAATTGACCCACGATCCTGAAGTGGTCACTACCGAAGACGTGGCCCAACGAATCAAGGATTTGGGTTTCGAGGCAATCTTTCAGGCGAGTTCAGGTCTTGAAGAGCTGAATCTGGAGCTTGGAGGCATGCACTGCGCAGCGTGTTCAACTCGCATCGAGCGGGTAACCGGCAGTCTGGAGGGCGTTGATTCCGCTTCGGTCAATCTGGCCGCCAATTCCGGCACGTTCGTCTTCGATCCCTCGCTGGTCTCCCGACGCGACATCCGGGACGCCATCAGCAACGCAGGGTTCACCTCTTCGGTGCAGTCCGGGTCAACCAACCTCTTCGAGGAAAAACGCCGGGAAGCAGAAGCCCAACTGGCTGCCCAGAAACGGGAACTCATCCCTGCCTTTGTCTTTGCCCTGCCGCTGCTGATCATTTCCATGGGCCACATGTGGGGCATGCCGCTGCCCGATGCCCTGAACCCGGAACTTGTGCCGCTCAATTTTGCCCTGGCACAGCTTGCACTGACCCTGCCTGTCATCTGGACCGGTCGCCATTTCTACACACAGGGCATCCCAGCCCTGCTGCGTGGTGGTCCCAACATGGACTCACTCGTTGCCATGGGTACCGGTGCGGCATTCATCTACTCCCTGTGGAACACCATTGCCATCGGTATGGGCGATCCGCATTCGACCGAAACGATCATGCTGGCAATGGATCTGTATTACGAGTCCGCTGCCGTGCTTATCGCCATGATCTCACTGGGTAAATATTTTGAAGCCCGCTCCAAGATCAAGACATCTGACGCCATCCGCGCCCTCATGGAGCTGGCACCCGAAACCGCCACCATCATCAAGGATGGCACCCAGCAGACTATTTCCATCGATGAAGTGGAAGCCGGGGATACCCTGCTGGTCAAGCCGGGCGAACGGATTCCCGTGGACGGCAAGATCGCCAAGGGGCAATCCTCTGTGGATGAATCCATGCTCACCGGCGAACCCATGCCTGTCAGCAAGGATATCGGCGACACCGTGGCCGGTGGTACGCTCAACACCCACGGCTCCCTGACCATCACTGCTGAGCGTGTGGGGCAGGACACGGTTCTGGCGCGCATCATCCGCTTGGTGCAGGAAGCGCAGGGGTCCAAGGCACCCATCGCCAACCTCGCCGACACGATCAGTTTCTATTTTGTCCCGGCGGTCATGGCCATCGCGCTCATTGCCGGCATCGCCTGGTATATGAGTGGCGCGGGCTTCCCGTTTGCGCTCCGCATCTTCGTGGCCGTCATGGTCATTGCCTGTCCCTGCGCCATGGGATTGGCTACGCCGGTCTCGATCATGGTCGGAACCGGTCGCGGCGCCCAGCTCGGTGTGCTCATCAAGTCGGGCCGAGCCCTACAGGAAGCCGGAGACCTCGATACCGTGATCTTTGACAAAACCGGGACCCTGACCCACGGTCGACCCGAAGTGGCGGACATCACCATGGTTCGTGGTACCATGGCCCAGACCGAGGCCATTTATCTTGCTGCTGCTGCGGAAAGCCAATCCGAGCATCCGCTGGCGCAGGCCATGGTTCGCCGAGCCGAACGTCTGGGACTTGAATATCCCCAGCCTGATTCCTTTGAAGCCATTCCCGGCAAGGGGATCAAGGCAACCATCGGCTACCGCGAAGTGATCATCGGCAACAAGGCGCTCATGGATGAGTACGGCTTCGGATTTGATGATGACAGCCTGGCAGAGGCCGCCGTACCTCATTACGAAAGCCAGGGCGCTACAGTGGTCTATTTCGCCAGTGAGAATAAGCTGAACGCACTGTTCGCCATCAGCGATGAAATGCGTGACGAGACCCCCGAGGTCGTGGCTGAACTCAAGAAGAACGGCCTGACACCAATCATGCTCACCGGCGACAACAAGGACACCGCCCGAGTGGTGGCTGACAAGGCCGGGATCGAGACCGTTATCGCCGGAGTTCTGCCTGACAAGAAGGCCGAAGAGGTCGATCGCCTGCAATCAGAAGGACGCAAGGTCGCCATGATCGGTGATGGTATCAACGATGCTCCGGCCCTTGCCAAGGCGGATATCGGCATTGCCATGGGCTCGGGAATCGACGTGGCCGTGGAATCCGGCGACATGGTACTGATGAAGTCTGATCTGCGCGCCCTGCTCACCGGACTGCGGCTGTCACAGGCGACCATGACCAATATCAAGCAGAACCTTTTCTGGGCCTTTGCCTTCAATACCATCGGCATCCCGGTGGCGGCCGGACTGCTCTTCGCTTTTGGCGGCCCGACCCTCAATCCGATGCTGGCGGGTACAGCCATGGCCATGAGTTCCGTGACCGTGGTGTCCAACGCCCTGCGACTGCGTTTTTTCAAGGGATAG
- a CDS encoding heavy-metal-associated domain-containing protein — MPAIKVKGMSCQHCVKSVTEAMEKIGATNVTVDLLSGEVSYEEDQPISPNAIKEAIHRIGFEVVE; from the coding sequence ATGCCTGCCATCAAAGTGAAAGGAATGAGCTGCCAGCATTGTGTCAAATCCGTAACTGAAGCCATGGAAAAGATCGGGGCCACCAATGTGACCGTGGACCTGCTCTCCGGCGAAGTGTCCTACGAAGAAGATCAACCCATCAGTCCCAACGCCATCAAGGAAGCCATTCACCGAATCGGCTTTGAAGTAGTCGAATAA
- a CDS encoding rubrerythrin family protein has translation MSKTLDNLKAAFAGESQANRKYLAFAEKAEKEGKPGVAKLFRAAAAAETIHAHAHLRLMKGIGSTEENLKAAISGETYEFEKMYPEMMDDAKEEGENAILRYFGFANEAEKIHAQLYTEALEADDDKFAEADFYICSVCGHTQDGEATEKCPICGAAPSAYHKVD, from the coding sequence ATGAGCAAGACATTAGACAATCTGAAAGCAGCCTTTGCCGGTGAATCCCAGGCCAACCGTAAGTACCTCGCATTTGCCGAGAAAGCCGAAAAAGAAGGCAAACCCGGTGTTGCCAAACTGTTCCGCGCCGCTGCCGCTGCCGAGACCATTCATGCCCATGCTCATCTGCGCCTCATGAAAGGTATCGGTTCCACTGAGGAAAACCTCAAAGCCGCCATCTCCGGCGAGACCTACGAATTCGAGAAAATGTACCCCGAGATGATGGACGACGCCAAGGAAGAGGGCGAAAACGCCATCCTCCGTTACTTCGGTTTTGCCAACGAGGCGGAAAAAATCCACGCCCAGCTCTACACTGAAGCTCTGGAAGCTGACGACGACAAATTCGCCGAAGCCGACTTTTACATCTGCTCCGTCTGCGGTCACACCCAGGATGGAGAAGCCACTGAAAAATGTCCTATCTGTGGCGCAGCCCCCAGCGCGTACCACAAGGTCGACTAA
- a CDS encoding LysR family transcriptional regulator → MELYQLNTFVIVAEEGHLTRAAERLHASQPTVSAHIKSLEEELETRLFIRTPKGMQLTEAGERLLMKAQNVLNAARELRLEARNMGDELVGDISMGLNTDAEYLQIVPLLKSLGEEHPKVTLLIQQSGSTSVQGAIRKGKLDCGFIFGAPRHKDIHAVHLETTRFFVAVPDVYRDRMEMGMEALADLPWILDPSDNPVQKLTTPFFESMGIRPRNTLEVDGDEVIRVLVAAGRGLSFMRENELTLANRIGKVHAMPFDQLAIDLHFVCLQRRDQDPVMQAVINHVVKLWRT, encoded by the coding sequence ATGGAGCTTTATCAACTTAACACTTTTGTAATAGTCGCCGAAGAGGGGCATCTCACTCGGGCAGCCGAACGGTTGCATGCCAGCCAGCCCACGGTTTCCGCTCATATCAAGAGCCTGGAAGAAGAGTTGGAGACCAGGCTGTTCATCCGAACTCCAAAAGGCATGCAGCTTACCGAGGCTGGAGAACGTCTGTTGATGAAAGCACAGAACGTCCTTAATGCAGCACGGGAACTGCGGCTTGAAGCGCGAAATATGGGTGATGAGTTGGTGGGCGACATTTCCATGGGCCTGAACACCGATGCCGAATACCTGCAAATCGTTCCGTTGCTCAAATCACTGGGTGAAGAGCACCCCAAAGTCACCCTGCTCATCCAGCAAAGCGGGAGTACCTCGGTTCAAGGGGCCATCCGCAAGGGGAAGCTCGATTGCGGATTCATCTTCGGCGCGCCTCGACACAAGGATATCCACGCGGTTCACTTGGAAACCACGCGGTTTTTTGTTGCTGTACCGGATGTCTATCGCGACCGAATGGAAATGGGAATGGAAGCACTGGCCGATCTGCCGTGGATACTCGACCCAAGCGACAACCCCGTGCAGAAGCTGACAACGCCGTTCTTCGAATCAATGGGCATTCGGCCGCGAAACACACTGGAAGTGGATGGCGATGAGGTTATTCGCGTTCTGGTGGCCGCAGGCAGAGGATTGTCCTTCATGCGGGAAAACGAGCTGACTCTGGCGAACAGAATCGGCAAGGTCCACGCCATGCCCTTTGATCAGCTCGCCATCGATCTGCACTTCGTTTGTCTGCAGCGACGAGATCAGGACCCTGTCATGCAGGCCGTCATCAATCACGTGGTCAAACTGTGGCGTACCTAG
- a CDS encoding THUMP domain-containing class I SAM-dependent RNA methyltransferase, with protein sequence MSVFEKQSAILVTCPKGLPEYLQSELKELGFDQTHVMDAGVMVRGTLHDCMRLNLHIRTGHRVLFELKRFEAFGPDDLYRTIRNLPWEEYMDTDSYFRVDAVIRDTGVNDSRFAGLKVKDAVADRFMDRFGSRPDSGPETKGVCLFLHWRGREATIYLDTTGEPLPKRGYRKRPHKAPMQETLAAACILSADWPRIAKEGGHFIAPMCGAGTLAIEAALMAMNGAPGLLRDNFAFMHLKGYDEERWNGLIDAAEDAENPEIKGRIIATDHDPDAIEAAKDNARIAGVGDFIEFGLCDFRETEIPEGPGLVFLNPEYGERLGEVRELEDVYKGIGDFFKQSCGGKTGFIFTGNSTLAKRVGLRTKSRKIFFSAKIECRLLEYELYSGTRKQK encoded by the coding sequence ATGTCCGTATTCGAGAAACAATCCGCCATACTTGTCACCTGTCCCAAAGGTTTGCCGGAATACCTGCAATCCGAACTCAAGGAATTGGGATTTGACCAGACACACGTCATGGACGCCGGTGTCATGGTTCGCGGCACACTGCACGACTGTATGCGCTTGAATCTGCATATCCGCACCGGACACCGTGTACTGTTCGAGCTCAAGCGGTTTGAAGCGTTCGGACCGGATGATCTCTATCGCACCATCCGTAATCTCCCGTGGGAAGAATACATGGATACCGATAGCTATTTCCGTGTTGATGCGGTCATACGGGATACGGGTGTGAACGACTCGCGTTTTGCGGGCCTCAAGGTGAAGGATGCCGTGGCAGACAGGTTCATGGACCGTTTCGGGTCCCGCCCCGATTCCGGGCCGGAAACCAAGGGCGTCTGCCTGTTTCTGCATTGGCGTGGCCGTGAAGCGACCATCTATCTCGACACCACCGGCGAACCGCTGCCCAAGCGCGGCTACCGGAAGCGTCCACACAAGGCGCCCATGCAGGAGACACTTGCTGCCGCATGTATTCTTTCCGCTGATTGGCCGAGAATTGCCAAGGAAGGGGGACATTTCATCGCGCCCATGTGCGGAGCCGGAACCCTCGCCATCGAGGCAGCGTTAATGGCCATGAACGGCGCGCCAGGACTGCTTCGCGACAATTTCGCATTCATGCATTTGAAAGGATATGATGAAGAGCGCTGGAACGGCCTGATCGATGCTGCTGAAGATGCGGAGAATCCCGAGATCAAGGGCCGTATCATTGCCACTGATCACGATCCCGATGCTATTGAGGCGGCCAAGGACAACGCCCGAATCGCCGGAGTGGGCGATTTCATCGAGTTTGGGTTGTGTGATTTTCGGGAAACCGAAATTCCGGAGGGACCGGGGCTGGTCTTTCTGAATCCTGAATACGGCGAACGGCTCGGTGAGGTTCGTGAGTTGGAAGATGTGTACAAGGGCATCGGCGACTTCTTCAAACAGTCGTGTGGTGGCAAGACCGGATTTATCTTTACCGGGAACAGTACTCTCGCCAAAAGAGTGGGCCTGCGAACCAAAAGCCGCAAGATTTTCTTCAGCGCAAAGATCGAATGCCGCCTGCTCGAATACGAACTGTATTCAGGCACGCGCAAGCAGAAGTAG
- a CDS encoding DMT family transporter, with amino-acid sequence MTTATIKRMGLTEWLLLTTLSIIWGGSFFFNAVALRDFPPLVVVWGRVFIGFLGLTAIVALTNQNVRSHLHRWRQFLTLGILNTFIPFNLIVWGQQYIDSGLAAVINATTPAFTILVAHFVTNDESASMRKFSGAIIGLGGVATLIGTDALTGFGDHVLGQLAIMGAACSYAFGSTYARRMTGIPPMVIACGQLAGSSLVMTPVMFFICRPWTLPMPGSDAIFAVIGLGLVCSTLAYLIFFRILTSSGATNISLVTLLIPVSASGLGITFLNEPFTWRLATGMVIICLAAALIDGRLKLRRRFA; translated from the coding sequence ATGACCACTGCGACAATCAAACGAATGGGCCTGACCGAATGGCTGCTTTTGACTACCCTTTCCATCATATGGGGTGGCTCATTCTTCTTCAATGCAGTGGCCCTGCGCGACTTTCCACCGCTGGTCGTGGTGTGGGGACGCGTGTTCATCGGATTTCTCGGGCTGACTGCCATTGTTGCCCTGACCAATCAGAATGTCCGGTCGCACCTCCATCGCTGGCGGCAGTTTCTGACTCTGGGAATACTCAACACATTCATCCCCTTCAACCTCATCGTCTGGGGTCAACAGTATATTGATAGCGGGCTTGCCGCAGTCATTAACGCGACGACCCCGGCCTTTACCATTCTTGTCGCCCATTTCGTGACCAATGACGAATCCGCTTCCATGCGCAAATTTTCCGGTGCGATCATCGGGTTGGGTGGTGTTGCCACGCTTATCGGTACCGATGCCCTGACCGGATTCGGCGATCATGTGCTCGGGCAGCTCGCCATCATGGGCGCAGCATGCTCTTACGCCTTCGGGTCAACCTATGCCCGTCGAATGACCGGTATTCCCCCGATGGTGATAGCCTGCGGCCAGTTGGCCGGATCATCACTGGTCATGACCCCGGTCATGTTTTTCATCTGCCGCCCATGGACCCTGCCCATGCCCGGCAGTGATGCCATTTTCGCCGTAATAGGGCTCGGCCTTGTCTGCTCCACCTTGGCCTATCTCATCTTTTTTCGGATACTCACCTCGTCCGGCGCCACCAATATCAGCCTTGTCACCCTGCTCATCCCTGTCTCGGCATCCGGGCTGGGTATAACCTTTCTCAATGAGCCGTTCACCTGGCGACTGGCCACCGGCATGGTCATCATCTGCCTGGCCGCTGCGCTCATCGATGGGCGACTCAAACTGAGAAGACGATTTGCCTGA
- a CDS encoding type 1 glutamine amidotransferase domain-containing protein, whose translation MKMKGQRVLMFVDNIFEDMELLYPYYRLIEEGAEVVVAGPEAGAVYTGKNGYPFKSNAAIADQQADDFDLIVIAGGFAPDKLRRDPKVLSLTREIFEAGKVMAHICHGGWIPISAGIMKGFTCTSTPGIKDDLINAGATWVDEEVVVDRNQISARKPDDLPAFCRAIIEAATK comes from the coding sequence ATGAAAATGAAAGGTCAACGCGTGTTGATGTTTGTGGATAATATCTTCGAAGATATGGAGCTGTTGTACCCCTACTATCGATTGATCGAGGAAGGCGCTGAAGTGGTTGTCGCCGGTCCCGAGGCAGGAGCCGTGTATACCGGAAAAAACGGGTATCCATTCAAGTCCAACGCAGCCATAGCCGATCAGCAGGCTGATGACTTCGATCTGATCGTCATTGCCGGTGGTTTTGCCCCGGACAAGCTCAGAAGGGATCCCAAAGTGCTCTCCCTGACACGCGAAATATTTGAAGCCGGAAAGGTAATGGCCCACATCTGCCATGGCGGCTGGATTCCCATTTCAGCCGGTATCATGAAGGGCTTTACCTGTACTTCCACCCCCGGCATCAAGGATGATCTCATCAATGCCGGAGCAACATGGGTAGATGAAGAGGTCGTGGTCGATCGCAATCAGATTTCAGCGCGCAAGCCCGACGACCTGCCTGCCTTTTGCCGGGCCATCATCGAGGCAGCCACCAAATAA
- a CDS encoding methylated-DNA--[protein]-cysteine S-methyltransferase has translation MLLRHIYAQTDFGPILASFTCNGVCSIEFGESKDALIQSLADRFPAADIRSGEKELRAELSEIVQYINDPSKELRMSIDSVGTAFQQHVWEVLRTIPVGQTRTYSEVAQDMGMPEAFRAVASACGRNRLAVIIPCHRVMRKDGGLGGYHWGIERKQALLEREKQIMGYTK, from the coding sequence ATGCTCCTGCGACACATTTACGCCCAAACAGACTTTGGTCCCATCCTCGCAAGTTTCACGTGCAACGGTGTATGCTCCATCGAATTCGGTGAATCAAAGGACGCCCTCATACAGTCACTTGCAGACAGGTTTCCCGCAGCGGACATCCGGTCCGGTGAAAAGGAACTCCGTGCTGAACTTAGTGAGATAGTTCAATATATCAATGATCCGTCCAAAGAACTACGCATGTCGATCGATAGCGTGGGAACCGCTTTTCAGCAGCACGTATGGGAAGTGTTGCGTACAATCCCGGTCGGTCAGACTCGGACTTATTCCGAAGTAGCGCAGGATATGGGTATGCCGGAGGCTTTCCGTGCGGTGGCTTCGGCCTGCGGCAGAAACAGGCTGGCTGTAATCATCCCCTGTCATCGCGTGATGCGCAAGGATGGCGGTCTGGGCGGGTACCACTGGGGAATAGAGCGAAAACAGGCGCTACTTGAGCGTGAGAAGCAAATCATGGGTTATACGAAGTAG
- a CDS encoding LysR family transcriptional regulator: MELYQLRTLLAVAEEGNFTRAGKRVHATQPAVSAHIKALEEELGVRLFDRTPRGVELTVAGTELIGDAIEVLAAAEKMQARAVTLHGEITGNLAIGLCTDPRYLNVTELLESMNEQFPKLNLKLVQSPSGVVISELRSKNIDAGFVFSGNPYGDVKAIKLAEPQYSIMGAAKWKEQLENASAAELSQFTWVMPTSHCPFRELQLNIFKEHAIAPARTIGADSEEVIRPLVVEGKALAIVRDDEAKQLLEDGTGAVCSSLGRHPVELNFVYRKSQAEDPAIAALIKVVRNLWKV; the protein is encoded by the coding sequence ATGGAATTATATCAGCTTAGAACGTTATTGGCCGTAGCAGAAGAAGGCAACTTTACCCGTGCGGGTAAACGGGTACACGCAACGCAACCAGCAGTTTCCGCCCATATAAAAGCGTTGGAAGAGGAGTTGGGCGTACGTCTGTTTGATCGTACTCCCCGGGGTGTTGAGCTGACCGTAGCCGGAACCGAACTCATCGGTGATGCCATCGAGGTACTGGCGGCCGCAGAAAAAATGCAGGCCAGAGCAGTCACCCTTCATGGAGAAATCACCGGTAATCTGGCCATTGGGCTGTGTACCGATCCACGGTATCTCAACGTCACCGAATTGCTGGAAAGCATGAATGAGCAGTTCCCGAAACTGAATCTCAAGCTGGTGCAATCCCCGTCGGGAGTTGTTATCTCCGAACTGCGCTCCAAGAATATTGATGCCGGATTCGTTTTCTCAGGTAACCCTTACGGCGACGTAAAAGCCATCAAGCTGGCTGAACCGCAGTACTCGATCATGGGAGCTGCCAAGTGGAAAGAACAGTTGGAGAACGCTTCTGCTGCCGAGCTGTCCCAGTTCACATGGGTCATGCCCACAAGCCATTGTCCGTTTCGAGAATTACAGCTCAACATATTCAAGGAACACGCCATAGCTCCGGCAAGGACCATTGGCGCTGATTCAGAAGAAGTCATCCGCCCACTGGTTGTCGAAGGCAAAGCACTGGCCATTGTGCGTGATGATGAAGCCAAGCAGTTGCTGGAAGACGGGACAGGCGCAGTCTGTTCCTCTCTTGGAAGGCATCCGGTGGAGCTGAATTTCGTTTACCGAAAATCACAGGCCGAAGATCCGGCCATTGCCGCTCTCATCAAAGTCGTTCGCAACTTGTGGAAAGTGTGA